The genomic interval AGTGGGagatttatattttgtctgATAAGAATGATCAAACTTTAGTTCAAATCCATTAACCACACACCTGATCATACAAATGAATCTGTATCTCACACATCCAAGTTACTCACACAAACAAATACAACAAAAGGCATGTCATACTTATTAGTCAAATATGTTGTGTCAAAATTAGTCACAACATCTCCAAAGTATTCATAAGAAACTCTATTTCTTGCATTAGTCCAAAACACATTCCTTACGTGAAAATCGTCATCCAAATCTATGTCATAGAAGAAGTCTGAATTTTGTTCCCTCATTTGGCAGAAATAGCTTATCAAGACCTTAACATAATTCCTCACATATTTTTCCCAAAATGTTACATTTTCATGCCCTTCTGCATCTTTAACAAGAGGTTGAAATGTCTTGTTGATCCTCACTCCTGCATCATCATTGATTTGTATTGTTCTCTTCACATGCAAATTCATCGTCTTGTTAGCTTTGAACAACCTTGCCTTTGTAGGACTCGTCTTAGGAGTATGACCAATTCAAATTTTGTAATGTACCTCAATCTATCTTTATCCAATGTAATAACAATCTTGACGGGACAATTATTTACCTTAGTTGGAAGTGTTTCTAACGtacacaatttttttgaaactttagaACCCTCTCTTGAGCATGATAAAATTAAGTAGCAGAGCTCTCCATCTTGGCTTTTTCTTGAAGATCTAATCTTCCACCCAAAACCTTTTCTCGAAGCATAC from Cicer arietinum cultivar CDC Frontier isolate Library 1 chromosome 5, Cicar.CDCFrontier_v2.0, whole genome shotgun sequence carries:
- the LOC101498729 gene encoding protein FAR1-RELATED SEQUENCE 5-like, which produces MDCGTIEDEGIRVDNLDDDDDNTCCWEPTTGMCFSCLDEVKSIYEEYASRKGFGWKIRSSRKSQDGELCYLILSCSREGSKVSKKLCTLETLPTKTSPTKARLFKANKTMNLHVKRTIQINDDAGVRINKTFQPLVKDAEGHENVTFWEKYVRNYVKVLISYFCQMREQNSDFFYDIDLDDDFHVRNVFWTNARNRVSYEYFGDVVTNFDTTYLTNKYDMPFVVFVCVSNLDV